The DNA sequence ACCTCCTTCATTGCAAAACGCGACGACGGCAAATATGTTCTCAACGGATCGAAGTGCTTCATCACCAACGCCTCCTATGCCTCGCAATTCACCGTTTTCTGCAAGGTGGGAAAACCTTCCAGCCAGCTGATGGCCTGTGCGATCATCCCGGCCATCCCCGTTCCTCTGGACTCGGCCTCCCCCATCAAGGGTGTCCGGGAAATTCAGCTTCCCACTGGAGGGAAGATTATCGTGGGGAAACCCGAAGACAAACTGGGACAATGTCTGTCCAACACGGCCAGCGTGACCTTCGAGGACGTTATTCTCGAACCCGGCCAGATTATCGGCGACCGCCGGCTGGGCTTCAAATACGTCATCGATGTCCTTGATTTCGCCCGTCCCATGATCGCCGCGATCGGCGTTGGCGTGGCAAAAAGGGCCTTTGACTTGACCTTGTCCTATGCGAAGGAGCGCAAGCTCTTCGGCCAGCGGCTCTGTGACATTCCCGTCGCCCGGCAGACCCTCGTATCGATGTGGAAAAAGGTTGAACTTTCCGAATTGGCTCTGTTAAAATCCGCCCTCAAAATTATGGAAGACGCCCCCGATAAGGGGATTTATTCGTCCCTTGCAAAGAATTGCGCTGCAGAAGCCGCTCTTTTCTGCTGCAATGAGGGATTGCACCTTCACGGCGGCTACGGGTTCACCAACGAGTACGAGATATCCAAACTCGTTCGTGACGTCCATATTATTGATATTTACGAAGGGACCCGCGAGGTTCAGGATATGATCATCGGGCGGGAGCTTGTATAAAGGATGTTATATCTTCACGGCTTGGGTCATTTTCATCCTGAAAACGTCATCAGCAATTCCTTCCTGGAAGAACTGGACATCGGGACGAATGAAGAGTGGATCATGGATCGGGTAGGCATTATGACCCGCAGGACCGTCCTTTCCCTCGATTATATCCGGTCGACA is a window from the Syntrophus gentianae genome containing:
- a CDS encoding acyl-CoA dehydrogenase family protein → MDLSLNETQQMYVNTVSRFVKNEILPHALEMDRGHVFPVDMLKKIWEMGIMNISIPESIKGYNVDVVSAALIIRELSYGDSGVATSAMCNDLANVVIAQHGSQAQQEAYLKPFVDAPLVSAFCLTEPAAGSDNLSMTSFIAKRDDGKYVLNGSKCFITNASYASQFTVFCKVGKPSSQLMACAIIPAIPVPLDSASPIKGVREIQLPTGGKIIVGKPEDKLGQCLSNTASVTFEDVILEPGQIIGDRRLGFKYVIDVLDFARPMIAAIGVGVAKRAFDLTLSYAKERKLFGQRLCDIPVARQTLVSMWKKVELSELALLKSALKIMEDAPDKGIYSSLAKNCAAEAALFCCNEGLHLHGGYGFTNEYEISKLVRDVHIIDIYEGTREVQDMIIGRELV